TCCCGCGGCTGCTGATGCTGGACGGCGTACCGCACCAGGAGGTGTCGCTCGGCTATCCGCGGGAATGGCAGCGCCGGGCCGCCGCGCCGGGCCGACCGGTCCAGATCCTGCCCACCCCGGCCACGGTCGGCTCCGGCACCACCGGGGGCCCGGCGTGATCGACAAGCTGCTGCCGGCCCCGGTCAGGACCGCCGAGGCCTTCCAGGACGCGCCGCTGTCCGAGATGTTTCCCGAGGAGTGGGCGCAGGTGGCCAAGGCCGTGCCCAAGCGGCAGCATGAGTTCGGCACCGTACGCGGCTGCGCCCGCCAGGCACTGGCCGAGCTGGGCTTCGCCCCCGCCCCCCTGCTCCCCGGCCCCAACCGGGAGCCGCAGTGGCCGGCGGGCGTCGTCGGCGCCATGACGCACTGCGCCGGCTACCGCGCCGTGGCGGTGGCCCGTTCGTCGGAGGTGCGGACGATCGGCCTGGACGCGGAGCCCAATCTGCCCGTGAACGACCCCGGGGTGGTCGACCTCGTCACCCTCCCCGAGGAACGTGCCCAGCTCCGCCGGCTGGCCGCGCTGCAGCCCGAAGTCTGCTGGGACCGCCTGGTGTTCAGTGCGAAGGAGAGCGTCTACAAGGCGTGGTACCCGCTCACCCGCCGCTGGCTCGACTTCGAGGAGGCCCGTCTCACCCTCGACCCGACGAACGCCACCTTCACCGCCCAACTCCTCGTCCCCGGCCCCGTGGTCGACGGCAGGGAACTCACCGAATTCAGCGGCCGGTGGCTCGTCGGCTCGGGGCTGGTGGTGACGGCGATCGTGGAAATGGTCTGACGGGACGGCCGCGGGGAGGCATGAGCCCCGCGGCCGTCAGCGCTCCTCAGTTGTCACGCCGCATCAAATCCCTTCTCATCCGCACCGTCAGACGGCAACGACGGGCCGCCGGAGCCCGTCACGCCGTTACGGTGTGTTCTGTTTTCAATGATCGTCAGGACGTTGAAGGGTCAGTAGCCCACTCATGCAAGAGCAATTCGACACATCCGGTGGGACAGAGG
This genomic stretch from Streptomyces nigrescens harbors:
- a CDS encoding 4'-phosphopantetheinyl transferase family protein yields the protein MIDKLLPAPVRTAEAFQDAPLSEMFPEEWAQVAKAVPKRQHEFGTVRGCARQALAELGFAPAPLLPGPNREPQWPAGVVGAMTHCAGYRAVAVARSSEVRTIGLDAEPNLPVNDPGVVDLVTLPEERAQLRRLAALQPEVCWDRLVFSAKESVYKAWYPLTRRWLDFEEARLTLDPTNATFTAQLLVPGPVVDGRELTEFSGRWLVGSGLVVTAIVEMV